A genome region from Trachemys scripta elegans isolate TJP31775 chromosome 2, CAS_Tse_1.0, whole genome shotgun sequence includes the following:
- the RIMS2 gene encoding regulating synaptic membrane exocytosis protein 2 isoform X15, protein MGRQGPRAGRSVQRSPSRSSLSASFEALAVYFPCMSSLEEEEDDGEAGGKKLRSTVQRSTETGLAVEMRNWMTRQASRESTDGSMNSYSSEGNLIFPGVRLASDSQFSDFLDGLGPAQLVGRQTLATPSMGDIQVGMMDKKGQLEVEIIRARGLVVKPGSKTLPAPYVKVYLLENGACIAKKKTKVARKTLEPLYQQLLSFEDSPQGKVLQIIVWGDYGRMDHKSFMGVAQILLDELDLSNMVIGWFKLFPPSSLVDPTLAPLTRRASQSSLESSTGPSYARS, encoded by the exons ATGGGCCGGCAGGGGCCGCGCGCGGGGCGCAGCGTGCAGAGGTCCCCGAGCCGGAGCAGCCTCTCCGCCTCCTTCGAGGCGCTCGCCGTCTACTTCCCCTGCATGAGctccctggaggaggaggaggacgatggCG AAGCCGGTGGTAAGAAGCTGCGGAGCACTGTCCAAAGAAGCACAGAGACTGGGCTGGCTGTGGAAATGAGAAACTGGATGACACGTCAGGCCAGCCGGGAATCTACAGATGGCAGCATGAACAGCTACAGTTCTGAGGGAAA TCTGATTTTCCCAGGTGTGCGGTTGGCCTCTGACAGCCAGTTCAGTGATTTTCTAGATGGACTTGGCCCTGCCCAGCTAGTAGGACGCCAAACGCTGGCAACACCATCTATGG GTGATATCCAGGTTGGAATGATGGACAAAAAAGGACAGTTGGAGGTAGAAATAATACGAGCCCGTGGCCTTGTTGTAAAACCAGGTTCAAAGACACTGCCAG CACCATATGTAAAGGTGTATCTATTAGAAAATGGAGCCTGCATagccaaaaagaaaacaaaggtagCAAGAAAAACGCTTGAACCTCTTTATCAGCAACTTTTGTCATTTGAAGACAGTCCCCAAGGAAAAGTTTTACAG ATAATTGTTTGGGGAGACTATGGACGTATGGATCACAAATCTTTTATGGGAGTGGCACAGATACTTTTAGATGAACTGGACTTGTCAAATATGGTGATTGGATGGTTCaaacttttccccccttcctccttaGTAGATCCAACTTTGGCTCCTCTGACTAGAAGAGCTTCCCAGTCATCTCTTGAAAGTTCAACAGGACCTTCTTATGCTCGCTCATAG